In Rutidosis leptorrhynchoides isolate AG116_Rl617_1_P2 chromosome 2, CSIRO_AGI_Rlap_v1, whole genome shotgun sequence, one genomic interval encodes:
- the LOC139888753 gene encoding CBL-interacting serine/threonine-protein kinase 1-like: MVFVGRQIFQKLKKKETEKEEEEENEMQELLRLGGRYKIGRTLGYGNMGKIKYAKDIQTEHSFAIQIINNNLSDQIKRDISTLKLLKHPNVVRLHHIVYSKTKIYMVLEYVTGGELSNTIASNGKLPESDARKLFQQLIDGVSYCHDKGVFHRDLKLENVLVDAKGNIKISDFGLSALPQQFRDDGLLYENTSSPNLNYVAPEILSNRGYDGAALDTWSCGVILYVILTGYPPFDARNVVVLYQKIFNGEVHIPKWMSPGARCLIKRILDPNPKTRITMTDIKADEWFNLEYTPFKPNQEVDMHICEDQVLQQQDTLIDEKSSSHINV, from the exons ATGGTGTTTGTTGGGAGACAAATATTTCAGAAATTAAAGAAGAAAGAAACCGAAAAAGAAGAGGAAGAGGAAAATGAAATGCAAGAATTATTAAGATTGGGTGGAAGATATAAGATTGGGAGGACCCTTGGATATGGTAATATGGGCAAGATTAAATATGCTAAAGACATTCAAACAGAACATTCTTTTGCTATTCAAATCATTAATAACAACCTATCTGATCAG ATAAAGAGGGACATTAGTACATTGAAGCTCCTTAAACACCCGAACGTTGTTAGATTACATCAT ATAGTATATAGCAAAACCAAGATTTACATGGTTCTGGAATACGTCACTGGAGGCGAATTATCCAACACAATT GCATCAAATGGGAAGCTACCCGAGTCAGACGCAAGGAAGTTATTCCAACAGTTAATCGACGGTGTCAGTTATTGTCATGACAAAGGTGTTTTTCACCGTGATCTTAAG CTAGAGAATGTGCTTGTGGATGCTAAAGGAAATATCAAGATATCCGACTTTGGCCTTAGCGCACTGCCCCAACAATTTAGG GACGATGGGTTGCTGTATGAGAACACATCGTCGCCAAATCTTAACTACGTAGCTCCTGAAATCCTGTCCAACCGAGGATACGATGGAGCCGCATTAGATACCTGGTCCTGTGGTGTCATCTTGTACGTAATACTTACAGGCTATCCACCTTTTGACGCTAGAAATGTTGTTGTGCTTTATcaaaag ATCTTCAATGGGGAAGTGCATATCCCTAAATGGATGTCTCCAGGAGCCAGGTGTCTTATAAAGAGAATTCTTGATCCGAATCCTAAAACAAGGATAACAATGACTGATATCAAAGCAGATGAATGGTTCAATTTGGAGTATACACCTTTCAAACCCAATCAAGAGGTGGACATGCACATTTGTGAGGATCAAGTTCTACAACAACAAGATACT CTAATTGATGAAAAATCATCTTCTCATATCAATGTATGA